In one Chitinophaga sancti genomic region, the following are encoded:
- the purL gene encoding phosphoribosylformylglycinamidine synthase: protein MIYFFSDKLHTVFAVQKSQDLTALDISKLSWLFGNAQLHQEKVLKDYYVGPRAAMVTPWSTNAVEITQNMDIQGIVRIETYNKVAANFTGFDPMLSQKYAELNQDIFTISIVPEPIIEIEDIAAYNRKEGLSLSEEEVEYLNKLSQKMGRKLTDSEVFGFSQVNSEHCRHKIFNGKFVIDGQEQPLSLFKLIRKTSETNPNSIVSAYKDNVAFVKGPMVQQFAPKRPDVPDFYEVKEFESVISLKAETHNFPTTVEPFNGAATGAGGEIRDRLAGGQGSIPLAGTAVYMTALSRLTQDRDWEKHVAERKWLYQAPVDILIKASNGASDFGNKFGQPLITGSLFTFEHEENAVTLGYDKVIMQAGGIGYAKASQAAKHKPSVNDKVVILGGDNYRIGMGGAAVSSADTGVFDSAIELNAVQRSNPEMQKRVANVVRGLVESDHNTIISIHDHGAGGHLNCLSELVEETGGLIDLDKLPVGDPTLSAKEIIGNESQERMGIVIGQESIETMQRIAARERSPMYVVGEVTGDHRFTFKSATTGLKPMDLNMADMFGSSPKVYMRDKTITRKYQPVTYDVKQLQQYLEQVLQLEAVASKDWLVNKVDRCVSGRVAKQQCAGPLQLPLNNCGVMALDFQGQHGIATSIGHAPLSALISPAAGSRNAIAEALSNIVWAPLKDGITSVSLSANWMWPCKNEGEDARLYEAVVACSDFAIALGINIPTGKDSLSMKQKYPDKEVIAPGTVIISATGHCDDIKAVVEPVLHKNGGSIYYINLSGDKYKLGGSSFAQIVNKIGDQTPDILNAAFFKQAFDTLQQLIKSGKIQAGHDIGSGGLIVTLLELCFADRDLGANIDLSGLGEQDIIEILFAENNGVVFQAAASVEAELAKAGIAYHKIGEVSAAAALTVKHATGNYQFDIDHLRDVWTKTSYLLDQKQSGAVKAKERFDNYKNQPLKFTFPAGFTGKKPAIDRTKPRIKAAVLREKGSNSERELANALYLAGFDVKDVHMTDLISGRETLEDIQFLGAVGGFSNSDVLGSAKGWAGAFLYNPKAKEAIEKFFDRKDTLSVGICNGCQLFVELGLINLDHGEKPRMLHNDSHKHESIFTSVTVQENKSVLLSNLAGSTLGVWVSHGEGKFDFPYEEDKYNIVGKYGYEGYPANPNGSGFNAAMLCDVSGRHLVMMPHIERSIFQWNWANYPGGRKDEVTPWLQAFINGREWLENRK, encoded by the coding sequence ATGATCTATTTTTTTTCGGATAAGTTACACACTGTTTTTGCAGTACAGAAATCACAGGATTTAACAGCGTTGGATATTTCAAAACTAAGTTGGTTGTTTGGAAATGCACAACTACACCAGGAAAAAGTACTGAAGGATTATTATGTAGGCCCTCGTGCGGCGATGGTAACACCCTGGAGTACGAATGCGGTGGAGATCACCCAGAATATGGATATACAGGGGATCGTACGTATTGAAACCTACAACAAGGTAGCTGCTAACTTTACCGGTTTTGACCCGATGCTGTCTCAGAAATATGCGGAACTGAACCAGGATATCTTCACTATCAGCATTGTACCCGAACCTATTATCGAGATTGAGGATATCGCTGCCTATAACCGTAAGGAGGGCTTGTCATTAAGCGAGGAAGAAGTTGAATATCTAAATAAGCTGTCTCAAAAAATGGGGCGTAAACTGACCGATTCGGAAGTATTTGGTTTTTCCCAGGTCAACTCTGAGCACTGCCGTCATAAAATATTTAACGGAAAATTTGTGATTGATGGGCAGGAACAGCCATTGTCCCTGTTTAAACTCATCCGTAAAACATCCGAAACCAATCCAAACAGTATCGTATCTGCCTATAAGGACAACGTGGCTTTTGTGAAAGGCCCGATGGTGCAGCAATTTGCCCCAAAACGTCCGGATGTGCCTGATTTCTATGAAGTAAAGGAATTCGAATCAGTCATTTCACTGAAAGCGGAGACACATAACTTCCCGACTACCGTAGAACCTTTTAACGGGGCTGCTACCGGTGCCGGCGGGGAGATCAGGGATAGGCTGGCAGGTGGTCAGGGCTCTATTCCATTGGCCGGAACAGCAGTATATATGACAGCGCTTTCCCGTCTTACCCAGGACAGGGACTGGGAAAAACACGTGGCAGAACGTAAATGGCTGTACCAGGCGCCTGTAGATATCCTGATCAAAGCATCAAACGGTGCTTCTGATTTTGGGAATAAATTTGGACAGCCCCTGATCACGGGTTCCCTGTTCACTTTTGAGCACGAAGAGAATGCGGTGACCCTGGGTTACGATAAAGTTATTATGCAGGCAGGTGGTATTGGTTATGCCAAGGCTAGTCAGGCTGCTAAGCATAAGCCATCTGTGAATGACAAGGTGGTGATCCTGGGTGGTGACAACTACCGTATCGGGATGGGCGGTGCTGCTGTTTCATCTGCAGACACCGGGGTTTTTGATTCTGCCATTGAGTTGAACGCCGTACAGCGCTCCAACCCGGAAATGCAGAAACGTGTAGCGAATGTGGTGCGTGGCCTGGTAGAAAGTGATCATAATACAATTATATCTATACACGACCATGGTGCCGGTGGACACCTGAACTGCCTGTCAGAACTGGTGGAAGAAACCGGTGGCCTGATCGACCTTGATAAACTGCCGGTAGGGGATCCGACCCTTTCTGCAAAGGAAATTATCGGCAACGAATCCCAGGAACGGATGGGGATCGTGATTGGCCAGGAGAGCATTGAAACCATGCAGCGTATTGCTGCTCGTGAACGTTCCCCGATGTATGTGGTAGGAGAGGTAACCGGCGACCACCGTTTTACCTTTAAGTCTGCCACCACAGGGCTGAAGCCAATGGACCTGAACATGGCTGACATGTTTGGCAGTTCCCCGAAAGTATACATGCGCGATAAAACTATCACCCGCAAATACCAGCCGGTTACCTACGATGTAAAACAATTACAGCAATACCTGGAGCAGGTATTACAGCTGGAAGCAGTAGCGAGTAAAGACTGGCTGGTGAATAAGGTGGACCGTTGTGTAAGTGGCCGTGTGGCTAAACAGCAATGCGCAGGCCCGCTGCAATTGCCATTGAACAACTGTGGGGTAATGGCCCTCGATTTTCAGGGTCAGCACGGTATTGCCACCTCAATTGGGCATGCGCCGCTGTCAGCACTGATCAGTCCTGCAGCGGGGAGCCGTAATGCGATTGCAGAGGCATTGTCCAACATCGTTTGGGCGCCGCTGAAGGATGGTATTACCAGTGTATCATTGTCTGCCAACTGGATGTGGCCATGTAAGAATGAGGGGGAAGATGCAAGATTGTACGAAGCGGTGGTAGCTTGTTCTGATTTTGCTATCGCATTAGGCATCAATATTCCGACAGGCAAGGATTCCTTGTCAATGAAGCAGAAATATCCTGATAAGGAAGTGATTGCTCCAGGTACGGTGATCATTTCAGCTACCGGTCATTGCGATGATATTAAGGCTGTCGTGGAACCGGTACTGCATAAGAACGGTGGCAGCATCTATTACATCAATCTTTCAGGAGATAAATATAAATTAGGAGGATCCTCTTTTGCGCAGATCGTCAACAAGATCGGAGACCAGACACCTGATATATTGAACGCTGCTTTCTTTAAGCAGGCATTTGACACCCTGCAGCAGCTGATCAAATCGGGCAAAATACAGGCAGGTCATGACATCGGTAGTGGTGGTCTGATTGTTACTCTGCTGGAGCTTTGTTTTGCAGACCGTGACCTGGGTGCAAATATTGACCTGAGCGGATTAGGAGAGCAGGATATCATTGAAATCTTATTTGCTGAAAATAATGGAGTCGTATTCCAGGCTGCTGCTTCAGTAGAAGCGGAGCTGGCAAAAGCAGGTATTGCTTATCATAAGATAGGTGAAGTAAGCGCAGCGGCGGCATTAACCGTAAAACATGCAACAGGTAACTATCAATTTGACATTGATCACCTGCGTGATGTATGGACGAAGACTTCCTACCTGTTGGATCAAAAACAATCTGGTGCAGTAAAAGCAAAAGAGCGTTTTGATAATTATAAGAACCAGCCACTGAAATTTACTTTCCCTGCCGGATTTACCGGGAAGAAACCTGCGATAGATAGAACAAAACCGCGGATCAAGGCGGCAGTATTGCGTGAGAAGGGTAGTAATTCCGAGAGAGAATTGGCGAATGCCCTTTATCTTGCCGGGTTTGATGTAAAGGATGTGCATATGACTGATCTCATTTCAGGCCGTGAAACCCTGGAAGATATCCAGTTCTTAGGTGCAGTAGGTGGTTTTTCCAATTCTGATGTGTTGGGTTCTGCTAAAGGATGGGCAGGTGCATTCCTCTATAATCCGAAGGCGAAAGAAGCGATTGAGAAATTCTTTGATCGTAAAGATACCCTCTCAGTGGGCATCTGTAACGGTTGTCAGCTGTTTGTAGAGCTGGGTTTAATCAACCTGGATCATGGCGAAAAGCCGCGCATGCTGCATAATGATAGCCATAAACACGAGAGCATCTTTACATCAGTAACTGTGCAGGAGAATAAATCCGTATTACTCTCCAACCTTGCGGGTAGTACTTTAGGCGTGTGGGTATCACATGGCGAGGGTAAGTTCGACTTCCCATATGAAGAAGATAAGTACAACATCGTTGGTAAATATGGTTATGAGGGTTATCCGGCTAATCCAAACGGATCTGGTTTTAACGCGGCTATGCTGTGTGATGTAAGCGGCAGACACCTGGTAATGATGCCACATATTGAGCGTTCAATATTCCAGTGGAACTGGGCAAATTACCCGGGTGGACGTAAGGATGAAGTGACTCCGTGGTTGCAGGCCTTTATTAACGGAAGGGAGTGGTTGGAAAATAGAAAATAA
- a CDS encoding aldo/keto reductase: MKTRKLGTSGLEVSELGFGCMGLSHGYANQPDRQAAIRVLRDAVEQGITFFDTAEVYGPYTNEDIVGEALAPFRNKVMIATKFGFKNGSNAALDSHPDTIRKVVDASLKRLRIETIDLLYQHRVDPNVPIGDVAGTVKDLIALGKVKHFGLSEAGVVNIRKAHAEQPVSVLQSEYSLWWREPEEKVFPVLEELGIGFVPFSPLGRGFLTGKINADTRFEKEDGRSYFPRFQKENMEANQGFVDILERVAREKGASTAQVALAWILAQKPWIVPIPGTTKSERVKENIGAASLELSPRELSTISQAADSIEARGGRYPEDLDKAIDRKA; encoded by the coding sequence ATGAAAACACGAAAATTAGGAACCTCAGGTTTAGAAGTGTCCGAACTTGGATTCGGCTGTATGGGCCTCAGCCATGGTTACGCTAACCAGCCAGACCGGCAAGCCGCCATTCGTGTATTACGCGACGCGGTGGAGCAGGGCATCACCTTCTTCGATACGGCAGAGGTGTATGGCCCTTATACCAACGAGGATATCGTGGGAGAGGCGCTGGCACCCTTCAGGAACAAGGTGATGATAGCTACCAAATTTGGCTTCAAAAATGGATCGAACGCTGCACTTGACAGTCACCCGGATACCATCCGCAAAGTAGTAGACGCATCATTGAAGCGCCTGCGCATCGAGACCATCGATCTCCTCTACCAGCACCGGGTGGATCCCAACGTGCCCATCGGGGATGTTGCCGGCACCGTAAAGGATCTCATTGCCTTGGGTAAGGTAAAGCACTTTGGCCTGTCAGAGGCAGGGGTCGTAAACATCCGTAAAGCCCATGCTGAGCAACCAGTATCCGTACTCCAGAGCGAGTACTCTCTTTGGTGGCGCGAACCCGAAGAAAAGGTTTTTCCTGTGCTGGAGGAGCTAGGGATTGGTTTTGTGCCCTTCAGCCCACTTGGCAGAGGTTTTCTGACAGGCAAAATAAATGCAGATACCCGTTTTGAAAAAGAGGATGGCCGGAGTTACTTTCCCCGTTTTCAGAAAGAAAACATGGAAGCGAACCAGGGCTTTGTAGATATTCTCGAACGCGTAGCGCGGGAGAAAGGAGCCAGCACTGCGCAGGTGGCGCTCGCCTGGATACTGGCACAAAAACCATGGATCGTTCCGATACCAGGCACTACGAAATCAGAACGTGTGAAGGAAAATATTGGCGCAGCGTCACTGGAGCTTTCTCCCCGGGAGTTAAGCACGATCTCCCAGGCTGCAGATAGCATCGAAGCCCGGGGTGGCCGCTATCCGGAAGACCTGGATAAGGCAATAGACAGGAAAGCTTAG
- a CDS encoding aldo/keto reductase gives MKTRQLGNAGLEVSELGFGCMGLSHGYGPATNEKDAIAVIQKAYESGITFFDTAEAYGQGANEQLVGKALHHVRDKVILATKFGFANGRNTDGLNSRPERIRQVAENSLRYLKTDYIDLFYQHRVDPNVPVEDVAGTVQELIAEGKVKHLGMSEASAQSIRRAHAVLPVAALQSEYSMFWREPEKEIIPLLEELGIGFVPFSPLGKGFLTGKMNADTEFDKTDWRNVIPRFTKENREANHSIVDLVTMIAGEHNATPAQIALAWLLAQKPWIAPIPGTTKMTRLAENIGGAYITLSKEELSTIKHALDTIPLHGERYPASLAGLQGK, from the coding sequence ATGAAAACAAGACAATTAGGAAACGCTGGATTAGAAGTGTCCGAACTTGGATTCGGCTGCATGGGATTAAGCCATGGCTATGGTCCGGCTACAAATGAAAAAGATGCCATTGCTGTCATTCAGAAGGCGTATGAATCGGGTATTACTTTCTTTGATACTGCTGAAGCATATGGGCAGGGCGCCAATGAACAGCTGGTAGGAAAAGCTTTGCACCACGTACGCGATAAAGTAATCCTTGCTACCAAGTTTGGCTTTGCAAACGGCAGGAATACTGATGGTTTGAATAGTCGCCCGGAACGCATCAGGCAGGTGGCAGAAAACTCGCTCCGGTACCTGAAAACCGATTATATCGACCTGTTTTATCAACACCGTGTAGACCCCAATGTGCCTGTTGAAGACGTGGCCGGAACCGTTCAGGAGCTGATTGCCGAAGGCAAAGTAAAACACCTCGGTATGAGTGAAGCCAGCGCGCAAAGTATCCGCAGGGCACATGCCGTACTACCGGTAGCTGCCCTGCAAAGCGAATACTCCATGTTCTGGCGCGAACCTGAAAAAGAAATCATTCCATTACTGGAAGAACTAGGCATTGGCTTCGTTCCCTTCAGCCCCCTGGGTAAAGGATTTTTAACGGGTAAGATGAATGCAGATACTGAATTTGATAAGACCGATTGGAGAAATGTTATACCTCGTTTTACAAAAGAAAACCGCGAAGCAAATCATAGCATTGTTGACCTTGTAACAATGATTGCAGGAGAACATAACGCAACACCAGCGCAGATTGCATTGGCATGGCTGCTGGCGCAAAAGCCATGGATTGCACCGATCCCGGGAACTACGAAAATGACACGCTTAGCAGAAAATATAGGAGGCGCATACATCACCTTAAGCAAGGAAGAGCTAAGCACTATCAAACATGCGCTTGACACCATCCCCCTACATGGAGAACGCTATCCCGCAAGCCTGGCAGGATTGCAAGGCAAGTAA
- a CDS encoding helix-turn-helix domain-containing protein, with protein MEEIVKITSVAQYNAMRGLTTKHPLVAVIDISKALPMPARSFNMGLYAVGLKELNNAQLRYGRKHYDYQEGSMIFVAPGQVVGVEPGLESFTPTGWILVFHPDLVNGTSLGKRMQDYSFFSYDVNEALHLSDKERGIVIDCLSKIEYELDQNIDKHSKGLIASNIELLLNYCVRFYDRQFITRDTANKGVLERFEHLLKDYFSSDKPQYEGLPSVAYCAEALHLSPNYFGDLVKKETGRSAQEYIQAKVIDVAKERVFDRNKSVSEIAYELGFKYPQHFSRLFKQKAGLTPNDYRMKY; from the coding sequence ATGGAAGAGATTGTAAAAATTACCAGCGTTGCACAATATAATGCTATGCGGGGGCTGACTACCAAACATCCGCTGGTGGCGGTGATTGACATCTCTAAAGCGTTACCGATGCCCGCCAGGTCATTTAACATGGGTTTGTATGCGGTGGGGCTGAAAGAATTGAACAATGCACAATTGCGCTATGGAAGGAAGCATTATGACTACCAGGAGGGCAGTATGATATTTGTTGCACCCGGACAGGTGGTCGGTGTGGAGCCGGGGCTGGAATCATTTACCCCGACAGGCTGGATATTGGTTTTTCATCCTGACCTGGTAAATGGTACGTCTTTGGGCAAACGCATGCAGGATTATTCATTCTTTTCGTATGATGTAAATGAAGCGCTTCACCTGTCGGATAAAGAGCGGGGGATTGTGATTGATTGCCTCTCAAAAATCGAATATGAACTCGATCAGAATATTGATAAGCATAGCAAAGGATTGATTGCTTCCAATATTGAGTTGCTGCTCAATTACTGCGTCCGTTTTTACGACCGGCAGTTCATCACGCGTGATACTGCAAATAAGGGGGTATTGGAGCGGTTTGAACATTTATTGAAAGATTATTTTTCATCTGACAAACCGCAGTATGAGGGTTTGCCTTCTGTGGCTTATTGCGCTGAGGCCTTGCATTTATCACCGAATTATTTTGGTGACCTGGTAAAGAAGGAGACGGGTAGATCTGCCCAGGAATATATTCAGGCAAAAGTGATCGATGTGGCAAAGGAGAGAGTGTTTGACAGGAATAAATCTGTGAGTGAAATTGCTTACGAACTGGGATTTAAATATCCGCAGCATTTCAGCCGTTTATTTAAGCAAAAGGCTGGTCTTACGCCGAATGATTACCGGATGAAATATTAA
- a CDS encoding T9SS type A sorting domain-containing protein has product MRYYFFLLVICLTSLTVNANDTTLHAGVYRNSDNTFTLRWNTNDKTLTTSPRVVGLGSSTLAGYLLSYPDRLGDKINAWLSANTSGSTWINLAVAGYASANLMPTSLGGTTGKNIDSALNSNPDFIFISLPTNDVANGLTNAAIMANFRYLDGLALNSGVPIFWETTQPRTTFNATLQTQLKVLADSIRAAWPNRYVEGFTPVVNTTASTDAAINSIYDAGDGVHLNTTGNQFIADSLFARWKNYFQPVTGVYIIETSADGTTWSTFDTVTNTVKKTYINTFTATQYFRVRSESAAAYSNIVSLTPASSPGNIKVRNTNRILVDLGGDGVSTILPNGTAIGQPTASPDAFGNYWNNWYGSGGSAGFKDGATITQLITTADSATTISMKIIGTPDGTYNTSSTTRAINNNGFSAGIGDYPSTALSDNMFLYNSINPNGVILRIKGLAKNSTYNFKLWGARLDAVTTPRILETRLAAEDWTAAKNIETRYGTSASPDYDRSINYTGITGVDSLDIYLRVGTGSTFASLSLVDISFGRTDTVTVCEGANTTLTAGRNAGTYQWQQNTGSGYVNVSGATSATLTLTKVLPAWSGYRFRCLADNDSSNIHHLLVKSSATPSITISGTTSVRQYVSTSLRAVITNGGSAPFYQWMDSTNTHTWSDINEASAEALTYTPKKTGDKLLCQLTSSQAGCLTATTVSSNQLSFKVDVITALDPDPSTNTGPRIYPNPAGASITIDQLSNWKTMEIHSLDGKTYLKRDDMLTKTSITLSISHLPNGVYLLALTKANGTTSSIKFVKAD; this is encoded by the coding sequence ATGCGGTATTACTTTTTTTTGCTGGTGATATGCCTGACCAGTTTGACAGTGAACGCCAACGATACCACTTTACATGCAGGAGTATATAGGAACAGTGATAACACCTTTACCTTACGTTGGAATACAAACGACAAAACATTAACGACAAGCCCCCGTGTTGTGGGTTTAGGCTCATCTACCCTGGCAGGGTATCTCTTATCTTATCCGGATCGCCTGGGAGATAAAATCAATGCCTGGCTTTCTGCTAACACCTCCGGTTCTACCTGGATCAACCTTGCTGTAGCAGGCTATGCCAGTGCAAACCTGATGCCCACCAGCTTAGGAGGTACCACGGGAAAGAATATCGATAGTGCACTGAATAGCAACCCGGATTTTATTTTCATTTCCCTGCCTACAAATGACGTGGCCAATGGACTGACCAATGCAGCAATCATGGCGAACTTCAGGTACCTGGATGGATTAGCCCTGAACAGTGGTGTTCCCATCTTTTGGGAAACGACACAACCACGTACTACTTTCAATGCAACCCTGCAAACACAGTTAAAAGTGCTGGCAGATAGCATACGGGCAGCATGGCCCAACCGATATGTAGAAGGATTTACCCCCGTAGTCAATACTACCGCCAGCACAGATGCGGCAATCAATTCTATATATGATGCCGGCGATGGCGTGCATTTGAATACCACCGGAAACCAGTTTATAGCAGACAGTCTTTTTGCAAGGTGGAAGAATTATTTCCAGCCTGTAACAGGCGTATATATTATTGAGACCTCTGCTGATGGAACTACCTGGAGCACATTTGATACTGTCACTAATACAGTCAAAAAAACATACATAAATACATTTACGGCAACACAATATTTCAGGGTAAGATCTGAATCTGCCGCTGCTTATTCCAATATTGTATCATTGACACCAGCCAGTTCACCGGGAAATATAAAAGTGCGCAATACAAACCGGATCCTCGTTGACCTGGGAGGAGATGGTGTGAGTACAATACTGCCGAATGGAACAGCAATAGGCCAACCAACAGCCTCCCCCGATGCCTTTGGCAACTATTGGAACAACTGGTATGGCAGCGGTGGATCAGCAGGATTCAAAGACGGTGCAACCATCACTCAGCTCATTACGACCGCAGATAGTGCCACCACCATATCTATGAAAATTATAGGCACCCCGGATGGTACCTATAATACGTCGTCTACCACCAGGGCAATCAATAACAACGGCTTCTCAGCTGGTATAGGTGATTATCCTTCCACGGCATTATCTGATAACATGTTCCTGTATAATTCTATCAATCCGAATGGTGTAATACTGAGGATTAAAGGACTGGCTAAAAACAGCACTTACAATTTCAAATTGTGGGGAGCAAGGCTGGATGCCGTTACGACCCCAAGGATCCTGGAAACAAGATTAGCCGCTGAAGACTGGACTGCCGCAAAAAATATAGAAACAAGATATGGTACCAGCGCGAGCCCTGACTATGACAGGTCGATCAACTACACAGGCATTACAGGAGTAGATTCCCTGGATATTTACCTGAGAGTAGGTACAGGCAGCACCTTTGCTTCATTGAGCCTTGTAGATATTTCTTTTGGCAGGACGGATACTGTCACCGTGTGCGAAGGCGCCAATACCACCCTAACAGCTGGCAGAAATGCCGGCACTTATCAATGGCAGCAAAATACAGGTAGTGGGTATGTAAATGTGAGCGGTGCCACTTCCGCTACATTGACCCTTACAAAGGTATTGCCAGCCTGGTCTGGCTATCGGTTTCGCTGCCTGGCCGATAATGATAGCAGCAATATACATCACCTACTGGTAAAGTCATCTGCCACACCATCCATCACAATCAGCGGTACTACATCTGTCAGGCAATATGTATCTACCAGCCTGCGTGCCGTCATCACCAACGGTGGCAGTGCCCCATTCTATCAATGGATGGATAGCACCAATACACATACCTGGTCTGACATTAACGAAGCATCTGCTGAAGCACTTACGTACACACCAAAGAAAACGGGAGATAAGCTCCTTTGCCAGCTCACCAGCAGCCAGGCTGGATGTCTGACCGCAACAACAGTGTCCAGCAACCAGCTTAGCTTTAAAGTAGATGTGATCACGGCCCTAGACCCGGATCCATCCACCAACACGGGGCCTCGTATTTATCCCAATCCAGCGGGTGCAAGTATTACCATTGACCAGCTCTCCAACTGGAAAACAATGGAAATCCACAGCCTGGATGGTAAGACGTATTTAAAAAGAGATGACATGCTGACTAAAACAAGTATCACCTTATCCATCTCTCATTTACCAAACGGCGTCTACCTGCTGGCATTGACAAAAGCGAATGGCACTACAAGCAGTATAAAATTTGTAAAGGCAGATTAA
- a CDS encoding fatty acid desaturase has translation MTNKPTDFTWSTDPNPHHVRVRQILKEHPEMRELVGKNPYTIFLILGLVGAQVAISYWVNDHSWWLVFGAAYLVGAFISHALWVMIHESSHNLIFRGKFPNMLAGMIANLPHIFASSASFQKYHLKHHAYQGEHDLDADLPDFWEARLVSNNPINKMMWFLFFPVFQVTRTARLNIELFDRWVVMNWIIQLAFDAAIIMLIGPKAFVFMLASFFFSVGLHPLGARWIQEHYLTLDPVQETYSYYGPLNKVAFNVGYHNEHHDFPSIPWNKLPQIKSKAPAYYDSLLSHQSWSRLIWLFIFNPKLSLYSRVMRKEKVKIAKEKEESVAI, from the coding sequence ATGACTAACAAGCCTACAGATTTTACCTGGAGTACGGATCCTAATCCGCACCATGTGAGAGTTAGACAAATCCTTAAAGAACACCCGGAGATGAGGGAACTCGTAGGAAAAAATCCATACACCATATTCCTGATTCTTGGGCTCGTTGGAGCACAGGTAGCCATTTCTTACTGGGTGAATGATCATTCCTGGTGGTTGGTATTTGGCGCAGCATACCTGGTGGGTGCATTCATCAGCCATGCCCTGTGGGTAATGATCCATGAATCCAGCCACAACCTTATATTCAGAGGTAAATTCCCGAATATGCTGGCTGGTATGATCGCCAATCTGCCGCACATTTTTGCCAGCTCTGCCTCTTTCCAGAAATATCACCTCAAGCACCACGCTTACCAGGGTGAACATGACCTGGATGCGGATCTGCCTGATTTCTGGGAAGCCAGACTGGTGAGCAACAACCCAATCAATAAAATGATGTGGTTCCTGTTCTTCCCGGTATTCCAGGTTACCCGTACTGCCCGTCTGAACATTGAACTGTTCGACCGTTGGGTAGTGATGAACTGGATCATTCAGCTTGCCTTCGATGCAGCTATTATCATGCTCATCGGTCCAAAAGCATTCGTATTTATGCTGGCCAGCTTCTTCTTCTCAGTAGGCCTGCATCCGCTGGGTGCACGCTGGATCCAGGAACACTACCTGACCCTCGATCCCGTACAGGAGACTTACAGCTATTATGGTCCGCTGAATAAAGTAGCCTTCAATGTAGGCTATCATAACGAACACCATGACTTCCCTTCCATTCCATGGAACAAGTTGCCACAGATCAAATCAAAAGCACCAGCCTATTACGATTCATTACTGTCACATCAGTCATGGTCCAGGCTGATATGGTTGTTTATCTTCAATCCGAAATTGTCCCTTTATTCAAGAGTGATGAGAAAAGAAAAAGTGAAGATTGCAAAAGAAAAAGAAGAATCAGTAGCTATCTAA
- a CDS encoding lipase family protein, with protein MFRKGLLLLLPILGLYWNTSYGQHLKPGFDPKEYADMLAVCFLTADTPWTKKVLPPEDSKLIYRSKETGLHNRWDLWTYHNQVAVICIRGTVGNKESWLENFHAGMIPAIGTFRLNDSTQFKYRFAKDSNAYVHAGWTLAVASLAGDVVAKIKDCYKQGIHDFIITGHSQGGAISFLLRSYLEYIDDPDFPKDIRFKTYSSAAPKPGNLYYAYDYDFITRNGWGFRIVNTRDWVPESPFSLQTTRDFNNPNPFMYIKSAVRKQSLPVRIVVNYMFGRLDNSSKRASRRMQRVLGKRLYTIVKKTLPEYKLPALVHSHNYAPAGVPIILRPTADYDTKFPFDGKNIFVHHAYDPYRYLLERDFME; from the coding sequence ATGTTTAGAAAGGGATTACTATTGCTATTGCCCATCCTGGGCCTCTATTGGAATACCAGCTACGGTCAGCACCTCAAACCGGGATTTGACCCTAAAGAATACGCAGACATGCTGGCGGTCTGCTTCCTGACCGCAGATACCCCCTGGACCAAAAAGGTATTACCACCTGAAGATTCCAAACTCATTTACCGGTCCAAAGAAACCGGACTGCACAACCGCTGGGATCTCTGGACCTACCATAATCAGGTGGCCGTGATTTGTATACGCGGTACCGTAGGCAATAAAGAATCCTGGCTGGAAAACTTCCATGCCGGCATGATTCCCGCCATTGGAACCTTCCGGTTGAATGACAGCACTCAATTCAAATATCGCTTCGCCAAAGACAGCAATGCGTATGTACATGCCGGTTGGACCCTGGCCGTCGCCTCGCTGGCCGGCGATGTAGTGGCAAAGATCAAAGACTGTTACAAACAGGGTATACACGATTTTATCATCACCGGCCATAGTCAGGGCGGTGCCATTTCGTTCCTGCTCCGTTCCTACCTGGAGTACATCGACGATCCCGATTTTCCAAAAGATATTCGCTTCAAAACCTACAGCAGCGCTGCACCTAAACCGGGGAACTTATACTACGCCTACGACTACGACTTCATTACCCGCAATGGCTGGGGATTCAGGATCGTGAATACCCGCGACTGGGTGCCTGAATCGCCATTCTCTTTACAGACTACCCGGGATTTCAATAACCCGAATCCTTTTATGTATATCAAAAGTGCGGTGCGTAAACAATCACTCCCCGTCAGAATCGTAGTGAATTATATGTTCGGCCGTCTGGACAACAGTAGTAAAAGAGCCAGCCGACGTATGCAAAGAGTATTAGGTAAGCGCCTGTATACGATTGTGAAAAAAACTTTGCCAGAATATAAACTGCCTGCACTGGTACACAGTCATAATTACGCCCCTGCGGGCGTTCCCATCATCCTTAGGCCTACAGCGGATTACGACACTAAATTCCCCTTCGATGGCAAGAACATTTTCGTACATCATGCCTATGATCCCTACCGCTATTTGCTGGAAAGAGATTTCATGGAATGA